A stretch of the Flavobacterium aquiphilum genome encodes the following:
- the xrtF gene encoding exosortase family protein XrtF gives MKKYFIQYKPFLLFLASFFGSYILLTFLYQFFLNGFGKNEVDSITRFVSRNTENVLSLFFKSTRVEEASNEPSFVVYLFDRSIVRIVEGCNAISVIILFASFIVAFSGSLKNTLFFIFGGSLIIYILNVLRIAVLTVLLCYFPGHTHLLHGVLFPLIIYGVVFILWVIWVNKFSGYVKKNASK, from the coding sequence ATGAAAAAATACTTTATCCAATACAAACCTTTCTTGCTCTTTCTTGCTAGTTTCTTTGGTTCTTATATTTTGCTTACATTTTTGTATCAGTTTTTTTTGAATGGTTTTGGAAAAAATGAAGTGGATAGCATAACACGTTTTGTTTCCCGAAATACTGAAAATGTACTTTCCTTGTTTTTCAAATCCACGCGAGTTGAGGAAGCAAGTAATGAGCCTTCTTTCGTGGTGTATTTATTTGATCGAAGTATTGTGCGCATTGTAGAAGGTTGCAACGCAATAAGTGTAATTATTTTATTTGCTTCTTTCATTGTAGCATTTTCAGGAAGTTTGAAAAATACCTTGTTTTTTATCTTTGGCGGAAGCCTAATAATTTATATTTTAAATGTACTGCGTATTGCTGTGTTGACCGTTTTACTGTGTTACTTTCCTGGTCATACCCATTTATTGCACGGCGTACTTTTTCCATTAATTATTTATGGGGTTGTTTTTATTTTATGGGTGATTTGGGTCAATAAATTTTCGGGATATGTTAAAAAAAATGCTTCAAAATAA
- a CDS encoding DUF4249 domain-containing protein has product MISDSHNDFKQENKKTIMSLNKIFFLLLICSIINGCTEPYIIETNTYEEALVVEATITNELKKQEITLSKTSRLEANETKIETGAKVYITDNTGLKYDFEEVSGKYVSKTEFQIIPGREYKLNITVKDGRSYESTIEKMPPINPIQDVKALVETKELDTKELDKGVAIHVYSNDQTGEAKYYRYKFEESYKIIAPNWSIYKATIVPGSTPTSNPSIKLISNPTNTKTCYGSKNSTDLLLTSTAELNENKVDFPVRFISNQNYIITHRYSILVYQYVENLAAYTYYKTLKKISDSSSLLSPLQPGFLYGNIKSKNNPDDKVIGYFDVVSVSSKRIFFNYSDLFPKDPLPPYYTECEQMGLNFCFFGIDCDGDNLVYGFTNNTITYNSNSGNRYYVYPAPCGDCTTFSSNIKPPFWED; this is encoded by the coding sequence ATGATTTCAGACTCACACAATGATTTTAAACAAGAGAATAAAAAAACAATTATGTCTTTAAATAAAATATTTTTTTTACTACTAATCTGTTCTATTATAAATGGCTGTACCGAGCCTTATATAATAGAGACCAATACCTATGAAGAAGCCTTAGTGGTAGAAGCAACAATTACCAATGAACTCAAAAAACAAGAAATAACATTAAGCAAAACTTCCAGACTGGAAGCCAACGAAACAAAAATAGAAACCGGTGCAAAAGTCTATATAACTGATAATACCGGACTTAAATACGATTTCGAAGAAGTGTCTGGAAAATACGTTTCTAAAACTGAATTTCAAATTATTCCAGGACGAGAATATAAATTAAACATCACCGTAAAAGATGGCCGTTCCTACGAATCTACTATTGAAAAAATGCCACCAATAAATCCTATTCAAGACGTAAAAGCTCTAGTTGAAACAAAAGAGTTGGATACAAAAGAATTGGATAAGGGAGTAGCTATACATGTATATAGTAATGATCAAACTGGAGAAGCAAAATATTATCGCTATAAATTTGAAGAATCCTATAAAATAATTGCACCAAATTGGTCAATATACAAGGCAACAATAGTACCTGGATCGACACCAACATCAAATCCATCAATAAAACTTATTTCAAACCCAACAAATACAAAAACCTGCTATGGTTCAAAAAACAGTACCGATCTTTTATTGACAAGCACAGCCGAACTTAACGAAAATAAAGTTGATTTCCCGGTTCGTTTTATAAGCAACCAAAACTACATTATCACTCATCGATATAGCATACTTGTTTATCAATATGTCGAAAATTTAGCTGCCTATACTTACTACAAAACTTTGAAAAAAATATCTGACTCAAGCTCTCTATTATCCCCTCTTCAACCTGGTTTTTTATATGGTAATATAAAATCAAAAAACAATCCAGATGACAAGGTAATTGGTTACTTTGATGTCGTATCAGTATCATCAAAAAGAATCTTTTTCAATTATTCTGATTTATTCCCAAAGGATCCTTTACCTCCATACTACACAGAATGCGAACAAATGGGGTTAAACTTTTGCTTTTTCGGAATTGATTGTGATGGAGATAATTTAGTTTACGGCTTTACAAACAACACTATTACTTACAACAGTAATTCAGGAAATAGATATTATGTATATCCAGCACCTTGCGGTGATTGTACCACTTTTTCGTCTAACATAAAACCACCATTTTGGGAAGATTAA
- a CDS encoding ATP cone domain-containing protein — protein sequence MKIVKHSGAIVNFNRSKLKQSLLKSGAPIEVVEDVLQQIEKEVYEGISTKHIYKMAFALLKKTSNSNAARYNLREAIRLLGPAGFFFEKFIARLFAAEHYETKVNTILWGNCVSHEIDILFKNNDVITMVECKFHAGRDATTDVKVPMYILSRFNDLKDKKHEIFSKNDIISKCWIVTNNRFTADAVDFAKCSNLNLMCWDYPKGNNLKNRIDNHKMYPITCMTTLTLSEKEKLLILDIILVLEIVNNRDDLEKIGLSQGRIRNVLREASELCRVMKI from the coding sequence ATGAAAATTGTAAAACATTCTGGGGCTATTGTTAATTTTAATCGCTCAAAATTAAAACAATCTTTACTAAAATCAGGTGCTCCTATTGAAGTGGTTGAAGATGTTTTGCAACAGATTGAGAAAGAAGTCTACGAAGGTATTTCCACCAAGCATATTTATAAAATGGCTTTTGCACTTCTTAAAAAAACTTCCAATTCTAATGCCGCTCGGTATAATTTAAGAGAAGCGATTCGATTATTAGGTCCAGCCGGGTTTTTTTTTGAAAAATTTATCGCCCGACTTTTTGCAGCCGAACATTATGAAACGAAAGTTAATACGATTCTGTGGGGGAATTGTGTTTCGCATGAGATTGATATCTTGTTTAAAAACAATGATGTCATAACGATGGTAGAGTGTAAATTTCATGCTGGGAGAGACGCGACTACTGATGTAAAAGTGCCAATGTACATTTTGTCCCGATTCAATGATCTGAAAGATAAGAAGCATGAAATATTTTCAAAAAATGATATTATTTCAAAATGTTGGATAGTTACGAATAACCGTTTTACTGCCGATGCAGTTGATTTTGCCAAATGTTCTAACCTTAACTTGATGTGTTGGGATTACCCCAAAGGCAATAATTTAAAAAATAGGATAGATAACCATAAAATGTACCCTATAACATGTATGACTACATTGACTCTTTCCGAAAAAGAAAAATTGTTGATTTTGGATATAATATTGGTCTTGGAAATTGTCAATAATAGAGATGATTTGGAAAAAATAGGTCTAAGTCAAGGCAGAATAAGAAATGTCCTTAGAGAGGCATCAGAACTGTGCAGGGTTATGAAAAT
- a CDS encoding DUF4249 domain-containing protein: MKFKTTYRYFFLLLLFCYIFNSCTEPYILETNTYEEALVVEATITNELKKQEITLTKTSRFEDKETQIESGAKVSITDNTGTRYDFKEESGKYISTTEFQAIPGKEYRLNINTNDGRTFESSVEKLTNINPMQNVTATVEPKDSLRGVAIRVHSFDPNNQSKYYRYEYEETYKIVTPKWSPTKAILNNNGTVSFVPNRTDIKICYASKKSTEMLLENTNILNEDRVNFLVRFISDQNYIITTRYSILVKQYVESLAAFNYYKTLKKISSSGSILSPTQPGILLGNIKAVSNPNSKIIGYFDVASVSTERIYFNYNDLFPNEPAPPYYTDCVEFCYANCFTFPVGQCPCTHDDKPGVQEDLAIDAVRYFIENGRTFWVYTPCGDCTTFASNVKPPFWID, translated from the coding sequence ATGAAATTTAAAACAACATATCGCTATTTCTTTTTATTACTATTATTTTGTTATATTTTTAATAGTTGTACAGAGCCGTATATTCTTGAAACAAATACTTATGAGGAAGCATTAGTGGTGGAAGCCACGATTACAAACGAACTCAAAAAACAAGAAATAACCCTCACAAAAACTTCTCGATTTGAAGACAAAGAGACCCAAATCGAATCAGGTGCTAAAGTTTCTATTACTGATAATACTGGTACCCGGTATGACTTTAAAGAAGAATCTGGAAAATATATTTCCACAACAGAATTTCAAGCTATTCCAGGAAAAGAATATAGATTAAACATCAATACTAATGATGGTAGAACTTTTGAATCATCAGTAGAAAAACTCACTAACATTAATCCAATGCAAAATGTAACAGCAACTGTTGAACCAAAAGACAGTTTAAGAGGTGTTGCTATTAGAGTACATAGTTTTGATCCGAATAACCAGTCAAAATATTACAGATACGAATATGAAGAAACCTATAAAATTGTCACTCCAAAATGGTCCCCTACTAAAGCAATTTTAAATAATAACGGTACTGTTTCTTTTGTGCCAAATCGTACAGACATCAAAATATGCTATGCCAGTAAAAAAAGTACAGAAATGCTACTAGAGAATACCAACATACTAAACGAAGACCGTGTGAATTTTTTAGTCCGATTTATCAGCGACCAAAATTATATCATCACTACCCGATATAGTATTCTAGTAAAACAATATGTTGAAAGCTTGGCTGCATTTAATTATTATAAAACACTAAAAAAAATATCAAGCTCAGGAAGTATTTTATCCCCAACTCAACCTGGAATTTTGTTGGGCAATATAAAAGCCGTAAGTAATCCGAATAGTAAGATAATAGGATATTTTGATGTGGCATCTGTGTCAACAGAAAGAATCTATTTTAATTATAACGATTTATTCCCAAATGAGCCTGCACCACCATACTATACAGATTGTGTAGAATTTTGCTATGCCAATTGTTTCACATTTCCCGTTGGTCAATGTCCTTGTACTCACGACGATAAACCTGGAGTTCAAGAAGATTTAGCAATAGACGCAGTAAGATATTTTATAGAAAACGGGCGTACTTTTTGGGTTTATACGCCCTGCGGAGACTGCACCACTTTTGCTTCTAATGTAAAACCACCATTTTGGATAGATTAA
- a CDS encoding exosortase F system-associated membrane protein — protein MLKKMLQNKTTVFVVTVLVVFLALVRMFEKQLFYDPFLIYFEGDYVKLPLPEFDGLQLFFGLFLRFLLNTVLSLAILYFLFRDKEMITFVSFLYVILFVVLIVAFFCVLHFFKNQENLLLFYVRRFLIQPLFLILFIPAFYYQKIKN, from the coding sequence ATGTTAAAAAAAATGCTTCAAAATAAAACTACGGTTTTTGTTGTAACGGTGCTTGTGGTATTTTTGGCTCTTGTCCGAATGTTCGAAAAGCAATTGTTTTACGATCCTTTCCTTATTTATTTTGAAGGCGATTATGTAAAACTTCCTTTGCCTGAGTTTGATGGCTTGCAATTGTTTTTCGGCTTGTTTCTTCGCTTTTTATTGAATACGGTACTTTCTTTAGCGATTCTTTATTTTTTATTCAGGGATAAGGAGATGATTACGTTTGTCTCTTTTTTGTATGTTATTTTGTTTGTTGTGTTAATTGTGGCTTTCTTTTGTGTACTTCATTTTTTTAAGAATCAGGAAAACTTATTGTTGTTTTATGTGCGTCGCTTTTTGATACAGCCTTTGTTTCTAATTCTTTTTATTCCTGCTTTTTATTATCAAAAAATTAAGAATTGA
- a CDS encoding GAF domain-containing protein, with translation MTFQELQPKVTEITINSALTRDEKLLAICQLLSDSISYYNWVGFYFANHETKTLHLGPYVGAETDHTVIPFGKGICGQVAVSNNNFVVPDVSAQDNYIACSFTVKSEIVVPLFVNGLNIGQIDIDSHVIDPFTEEDEKFLEFVNGEIAKLY, from the coding sequence ATGACTTTTCAAGAATTACAACCCAAAGTAACCGAAATAACTATAAATTCAGCTCTAACAAGAGACGAAAAACTTTTGGCCATCTGCCAACTTTTGAGCGATTCTATTTCTTACTACAACTGGGTAGGCTTTTATTTTGCCAATCACGAAACAAAAACATTGCACCTTGGTCCTTACGTTGGTGCCGAAACAGACCATACAGTAATTCCTTTCGGAAAAGGAATCTGCGGACAAGTGGCGGTCTCCAATAATAATTTTGTTGTCCCTGACGTCAGTGCACAAGACAATTATATTGCCTGCAGTTTTACTGTAAAATCCGAAATTGTCGTGCCCCTCTTTGTAAATGGTTTAAACATTGGTCAAATCGATATTGACAGTCATGTCATCGATCCTTTTACCGAAGAAGATGAGAAGTTTTTAGAATTTGTGAATGGTGAAATTGCGAAGCTGTATTAA
- the rpsO gene encoding 30S ribosomal protein S15, producing the protein MYLTKEVKEEIFAKHGGKAENTGSAEGQIALFTHRISHLTEHLKKNRHDYNTERSLVLLVGKRRALLDYLKKKDINRYREIIKVLNIRK; encoded by the coding sequence ATGTACTTAACTAAAGAAGTTAAAGAAGAAATCTTCGCTAAACACGGAGGAAAAGCGGAAAACACTGGATCTGCAGAAGGACAAATCGCACTATTCACTCACAGAATCAGTCACCTTACTGAGCACTTGAAAAAAAATCGTCACGATTACAACACAGAGCGTTCATTGGTACTATTAGTAGGTAAAAGAAGAGCGTTGTTGGATTACTTGAAAAAGAAAGACATCAACAGATATCGTGAGATTATCAAAGTATTGAATATCAGAAAATAA
- a CDS encoding TonB-dependent receptor — translation MRKILLVLFTAFIHFSSLAQQTGDTYSFEFKNIDRLKVIETIEASTPYHFSFEKEWLDADKSLISGTYKDVTITALLESIFNNTSLNFYVTKNKIILTQNNVIHEKLATNYFGGVKSDNTNKDPNDVTGKPVFYQQYDSINKSSSIKNNNGIIFIGKETKTTEAKFCTITGTIIDATTGKPEPNIVIKVRNKNISTISDNDGKYSLKLPIGTNIIETRSLSHKKAVKTLIVYNNGELNISISENSNQLEEVFIKGKGSKALESVVSGVIAIDIEAIKNMPLILGERDILKVATTLPGIKTTGEGSAGFNVRGGKDDQNLFLLDNAVLYNPQHFLGFFSSINPYVAKKATIYKASIPTDLGGRLSSVFDITTKNGNPEKVSGEGAIGPITSNLSIGVPLEKNKSSILFGGRATYSDWVLKSLKNDDLSNSQASFYDGIVKYNNALNKDNSLESTLYYSHDKFSLSSDSIYSYSNRLASIKWDHSFDTRNKAAVILTNSEYKFDIDFNTTPNKSFVSGYKLNETQLLLKFNYLYSDKHKFQYGLTSKLYNVYPGFLTPSGPDSSLKPIKINQEKGLESAFYVSDDYKISNKLSLDLGLRYSLYASLGESDQRIYQPNEPLNDATVVQTKHYGNNEVITTYGTFEPRIAARYLLTEDLSIKAGYDKTSQYIHLLSSNVTQSPTDTWVLSNLNIKPQTAQQASIGLFKNFDNNLYEVSVETYYKKSKNILDYKVGAQVNLNEHVETELLQGDGKAYGIEFLVKKQFGRLNGWLGYTYSRTFIKLDSQFNEEKVNNGNYFPANYDKPHDISAILNYKFTKRYSFSSNFVYQTGRPITYPIGTYAYNNANYTLYSDRNAFRIPDYYRLDIGINIEGNHKIKKLAHSFWNISVYNVLGRSNPYSIYFVTDGNGQVKAYKTSIFSIPVPSITYNFKF, via the coding sequence ATGAGGAAAATATTACTCGTCCTTTTCACTGCCTTCATCCATTTTTCGTCATTAGCTCAGCAAACCGGTGACACTTATTCTTTTGAATTTAAAAATATCGACAGATTAAAAGTTATAGAAACGATTGAAGCTTCAACTCCTTATCATTTTTCCTTTGAGAAGGAATGGCTTGACGCAGATAAAAGTTTAATCTCGGGAACTTACAAGGACGTTACAATAACTGCCCTTCTAGAAAGCATTTTCAACAACACTTCCCTGAATTTTTATGTTACAAAAAATAAGATCATTTTGACCCAAAATAATGTTATACATGAAAAACTAGCAACTAATTACTTTGGCGGAGTTAAGTCTGACAACACCAATAAAGACCCTAACGATGTAACTGGAAAACCTGTATTTTATCAGCAATATGACTCTATAAACAAATCGTCATCCATAAAAAACAACAACGGAATTATTTTTATTGGTAAAGAAACAAAAACAACCGAAGCTAAATTTTGTACCATAACAGGAACAATAATTGATGCTACAACTGGGAAGCCTGAACCCAATATTGTTATTAAAGTAAGAAATAAAAACATAAGCACAATTAGTGATAATGACGGAAAATATTCCTTAAAGCTTCCTATAGGAACAAACATAATAGAAACAAGATCTTTAAGCCACAAAAAAGCAGTAAAGACTTTGATTGTTTATAATAATGGAGAGCTAAACATAAGTATTTCCGAAAATTCTAATCAATTAGAAGAAGTATTTATAAAAGGAAAGGGATCAAAAGCTTTGGAATCGGTTGTTTCGGGTGTAATCGCCATAGATATTGAAGCTATTAAAAACATGCCATTAATCCTTGGAGAACGTGACATTCTGAAAGTAGCAACTACACTACCCGGAATTAAAACAACTGGCGAAGGTTCTGCCGGATTTAATGTACGTGGAGGGAAAGATGATCAAAATTTATTTCTTCTTGACAATGCCGTTCTTTATAACCCACAGCACTTTTTGGGCTTTTTCTCATCTATAAATCCATACGTAGCAAAGAAAGCAACTATTTACAAAGCAAGTATTCCAACTGATTTAGGGGGTAGATTATCCTCTGTTTTTGATATAACTACCAAGAACGGAAATCCTGAAAAAGTCTCAGGCGAAGGAGCTATTGGACCTATAACATCCAACTTAAGCATTGGTGTTCCTTTAGAAAAAAACAAATCCAGTATTCTTTTTGGAGGACGGGCAACATACTCTGATTGGGTTTTAAAATCTTTAAAAAATGATGACTTAAGTAACAGTCAAGCTAGTTTTTATGACGGAATTGTAAAATACAACAATGCTTTAAATAAAGACAACTCACTTGAATCTACTCTTTACTATAGCCATGATAAATTCAGCCTGAGTTCTGATTCAATTTATTCCTACAGCAACAGACTTGCATCAATCAAATGGGATCATTCTTTTGATACGAGAAACAAAGCTGCGGTAATTTTAACCAATTCCGAATACAAATTCGACATTGACTTCAATACAACTCCGAATAAATCTTTTGTATCTGGATACAAACTCAATGAAACACAACTCCTATTAAAGTTCAATTATCTTTACAGTGACAAACATAAGTTTCAATATGGTTTGACCAGTAAGCTTTACAATGTTTACCCTGGATTTTTAACTCCTTCAGGTCCTGATTCCTCATTAAAGCCAATAAAAATTAATCAAGAAAAAGGATTGGAATCCGCATTTTATGTTTCAGATGACTACAAAATTAGCAACAAACTTTCTTTAGATTTAGGACTTAGATATTCGCTCTATGCCTCATTAGGAGAATCTGACCAAAGAATATATCAACCAAATGAACCTCTTAACGACGCGACGGTTGTTCAGACTAAGCATTATGGAAATAACGAAGTGATAACTACTTATGGTACTTTTGAGCCACGTATCGCTGCCAGATATTTACTGACCGAAGATTTGTCGATTAAAGCAGGCTACGACAAAACAAGTCAATACATCCATCTGCTTTCCAGCAATGTAACCCAATCTCCGACAGACACCTGGGTGCTTTCTAATTTGAATATAAAACCACAAACTGCTCAGCAAGCTTCAATTGGTTTATTCAAAAATTTCGACAATAATTTGTATGAAGTCAGTGTAGAAACCTATTATAAAAAATCAAAAAATATTCTTGATTACAAAGTAGGCGCGCAAGTGAATTTGAATGAACATGTTGAGACTGAACTTTTACAAGGAGATGGAAAAGCTTATGGAATTGAGTTTTTAGTCAAAAAACAATTTGGCCGATTAAATGGTTGGTTAGGATATACCTATTCAAGAACTTTTATAAAACTGGATAGTCAATTTAATGAAGAAAAAGTAAACAATGGTAATTATTTCCCTGCCAATTATGATAAACCGCATGATATTAGTGCCATTCTAAACTACAAGTTCACTAAAAGATATAGTTTTTCATCTAATTTTGTGTATCAAACGGGAAGACCCATAACCTATCCAATAGGTACCTACGCATACAACAATGCAAACTATACGTTATATAGTGATCGAAATGCATTTCGTATTCCAGATTACTATCGACTTGATATCGGTATAAACATTGAGGGAAATCATAAAATAAAAAAATTGGCACATAGCTTTTGGAACATCTCAGTCTATAATGTTTTGGGCAGGTCAAACCCTTACTCCATTTATTTTGTTACCGATGGCAATGGACAAGTTAAAGCATACAAAACTTCGATTTTTTCGATACCTGTTCCAAGTATTACTTATAATTTTAAATTTTAA
- a CDS encoding polyribonucleotide nucleotidyltransferase translates to MIPQLFVEKIDLGDGRSITIETGRLAKQADGSVVVRMGDTMILATAVSARTSNPGVDFLPLTVDYREKFAAAGRFPGGFFKREARPSDSEVLTMRLVDRVLRPLFPDDYHAETQVMIQLMSHDEEVMPDALAGLAASAALAVSDIPFYNLISEVRVARIDGKLVINPSREDLAKSDIDMMIGASMDSVAMVEGEMKEISEAEMVEAIKFAHEAIKVQIQAQYRLQEAFGKKETRTYEGEKENEDIYKKVKAAAYDKIYAIAKVGSAKHERSAAFAEVKEEVKALFTEEELAADGDLISKYFYKTNKEAVRNVVLELGIRLDGRKTTEIRPIWCETDYLPRVHGSSLFTRGETQALATVTLGTSREANQIDSPSEQGEEKFYLHYNFPPFSTGEAKPLRGTSRREVGHGNLAQRALKNMIPADCPYTIRVVSEVLESNGSSSMATVCAGTMALLDAGVQMVKPVSGIAMGLITDGEKFAVLSDILGDEDHLGDMDFKVTGTKDGITACQMDIKIDGLRYDIMEQALAQARDGRMHILGKITETIAAPRPDVKAHAPKIITRTIPGNFIGALIGPGGKVIQELQKATGTTIVINEVDEQGVIEILGTDPAGIDAVLAKIASITFKPQVGEAYEVKVIKMLDFGAVVEYTAAPGNEVLLHVSELAWERTENVADVVKMGDVFQVKYLGIDPKTKKEKVSKKALVPRPPREEKKE, encoded by the coding sequence ATGATTCCACAATTATTTGTAGAAAAGATCGATTTAGGTGATGGCAGAAGCATCACAATCGAGACAGGACGTTTAGCAAAACAAGCAGATGGTTCTGTAGTAGTAAGAATGGGCGACACGATGATACTTGCAACAGCAGTTTCAGCCCGCACCAGCAACCCAGGCGTTGATTTTTTACCATTAACGGTAGATTATCGCGAAAAATTTGCAGCAGCAGGTCGTTTCCCTGGAGGTTTCTTCAAGAGAGAAGCACGTCCAAGCGACAGCGAAGTATTAACAATGAGATTAGTTGACCGTGTATTGCGTCCGCTTTTCCCAGACGATTACCATGCTGAAACTCAAGTTATGATTCAATTGATGTCTCATGACGAAGAAGTTATGCCAGACGCATTAGCAGGTTTAGCCGCTTCTGCAGCATTAGCAGTTTCAGACATTCCATTTTACAATTTAATTTCAGAAGTACGTGTTGCACGTATCGACGGAAAATTAGTTATCAACCCAAGCAGAGAAGACTTAGCAAAATCTGACATCGATATGATGATTGGAGCTTCTATGGATTCTGTTGCGATGGTAGAAGGTGAGATGAAAGAAATCTCAGAAGCCGAAATGGTAGAGGCAATCAAATTTGCTCACGAAGCTATCAAAGTTCAAATTCAAGCTCAATATCGTTTACAGGAAGCTTTTGGTAAAAAAGAAACTCGTACTTACGAAGGTGAGAAAGAAAACGAAGATATTTACAAAAAAGTAAAAGCAGCAGCTTACGATAAAATTTATGCTATCGCAAAAGTTGGATCGGCTAAACACGAAAGAAGCGCTGCATTTGCCGAAGTAAAAGAAGAAGTAAAAGCTTTATTTACAGAAGAAGAATTAGCTGCTGACGGAGATTTAATTTCTAAATATTTCTACAAAACCAACAAAGAAGCCGTTCGTAACGTAGTATTAGAATTAGGAATTCGTTTAGACGGAAGAAAAACAACAGAGATCAGACCAATTTGGTGCGAAACTGACTATTTACCAAGAGTTCACGGTTCCTCTTTATTTACTCGTGGAGAAACTCAAGCTTTGGCTACAGTAACTTTGGGAACTTCTAGAGAAGCAAACCAAATCGACTCGCCTAGCGAGCAAGGTGAAGAGAAATTCTACTTACATTATAACTTCCCTCCTTTCTCAACTGGTGAAGCAAAACCGCTAAGAGGAACTTCAAGAAGAGAAGTTGGTCACGGAAACTTGGCTCAAAGAGCTTTGAAAAACATGATTCCTGCTGATTGTCCTTATACAATCCGTGTTGTTTCTGAAGTTTTAGAATCTAATGGTTCTTCATCTATGGCAACAGTTTGTGCTGGAACAATGGCACTTTTGGATGCCGGCGTTCAAATGGTAAAACCAGTTTCTGGAATTGCTATGGGATTGATTACTGACGGCGAGAAGTTTGCTGTATTGTCTGATATTTTAGGTGACGAAGATCACTTAGGAGATATGGACTTTAAAGTAACCGGAACAAAAGACGGTATTACTGCTTGTCAGATGGACATCAAAATTGATGGATTACGTTATGATATTATGGAACAGGCATTAGCGCAAGCACGTGACGGCCGTATGCATATTTTAGGAAAAATTACTGAAACAATTGCTGCACCAAGACCTGACGTAAAAGCACATGCTCCAAAAATCATCACAAGAACTATTCCTGGAAACTTTATTGGTGCATTGATTGGACCTGGTGGAAAAGTGATTCAAGAATTACAAAAAGCTACCGGAACAACAATCGTTATCAACGAAGTAGACGAACAGGGTGTGATTGAAATTTTAGGTACAGACCCCGCAGGAATTGATGCGGTATTGGCAAAAATCGCTTCAATTACTTTCAAACCTCAAGTAGGTGAAGCTTATGAAGTGAAAGTTATCAAAATGCTTGACTTTGGTGCCGTTGTAGAATATACAGCCGCTCCAGGAAACGAAGTATTGCTTCACGTATCTGAACTAGCTTGGGAACGCACTGAAAATGTTGCCGACGTTGTAAAAATGGGAGATGTATTCCAAGTGAAATACCTTGGTATAGATCCAAAAACCAAAAAAGAAAAGGTATCCAAAAAAGCGCTTGTACCAAGACCTCCGCGCGAGGAGAAAAAAGAGTAA